CAAGGCAGAGGCCGTCCGGGCATTGATGGACAAGGTCGGCCTCGACCCCGAATTCATCAGCCGCTACCCCCACCAGTTCTCCGGCGGTCAGCGACAACGTATTGGCGTCGCTCGCGCGCTTGCCCTGAACCCCGACATCATCGTTGCCGACGAGCCGGTCTCGGCCCTTGACGTATCCGTCCAGGCGCAGGTTATGAACCTCCTGCTCGACCTACGCGACGAGTTCGGGCTCTCCTACATCTTTGTCAGCCACGACCTGGCCGTCGTCCGGCAGATCGCCGACCGAATCGCCGTCATGTACTTGGGCAAGGTGGTCGAGACCGGCCCGCAGGAAGCAATATTCGCGGCACCGTCCCATCCGTACACGGTCGCTTTGATGTCGGCGGCACCCATCCCAGACCCGACAGCGCAGGAGCAACGCGTTCGCATCGAGCTTGAGGGCGACGTCCCCTCGCCGATCGATCCGCCGAGCGGCTGCCGCTTCCGGACCCGCTGCTGGAAGGCGCAGGAGATCTGCGCCACCGACGAACCTGCCTTACTGGAGATCACCCCAGGCCACCTGGCCGCCTGTCATTTCCCGGTTCCACCGGAGGAATCGGCGGACGTCATTCCGGATGATCCTGAACCGGTTTGAAGTTCGCGCTCCACCATTGCGTCCATGCCTGATCGAGGTCCGCTAGTGCCTCCGAGGACATCCCGTAAGTGGTCAGCGTCGCGGTGAGGCTGCCGTATCGGGTCACGGCACTCGGCGGGTACGTGAATAGCGCCAGGCCGGGGCCCCACTCATTGACGACCAGCCCAATCTGCGATCCGGTGTGAAACCAGACTTCACCGGTCAGTTCGCCGCCAGGGCTCTGTGCGCGGTATTCCGGATGCACCCGATCACCAGCGACGCTCTCGAGCTTGAGCAACTTGGTGATCGGTGCGGGCACGGGTGCGGTCGAATCGCCACTGAAGTAGAGGGTGTGGCGGATCTGGCCGCGGTGGAAAGCGAAGTAGAAGCGCAACTGCTGGAGGAAGCTCAGCCAGCCTGCTTCGATCTCGTCCCGGAACGCGTCGAGGTCGATGCCCGGTTCCACCTGGTCGACCGCCGCTTGCCGACGTGTCATTCGAATGAGGGTCTCGGCGTCGTCCTGCGACGGAACCAGCGAGAACGCGTGCGCGCCTATCAGTAGCGTTCGTGAGGTCTCTTCAGCGATAGCCCGCTGCTGGTAGATGAAGTCGATCTCTTCGTCGAGGTCCGGGTATTCCCAACCGTGCCACTGGCGGATCAAGGCCGGTTCCCGGAACGCGAGCCAGACTTCCTCAATGGGTGCGGGGATCCGGACATCGAGCAGCATCGCGTCGTCGTTCACAGAACTGTCCATTCCGCCATGCTGCCGCATACTCCCAAGCGAACGAAAGCGACCTCAGGTGACGTCGTTAATCCCCTGCACGACCAGCGCTGTCTGCTCCCAGCCCTCAACCGCGATGCAGTCGATACCCATCTCCTTGACCGGGTAGTCGTTGCCGCCAGGCTGCAGTTTGTCGCCGAGGAACAAGATGTTGTCCTCGGAAAGGTCCAGCACCTCCATGAGTTTGCCCATCCCGTACGCCTTGTCGATGCCGACGTTGGTGATGTCAACGCTGGTGGTGCCACCCACCCGCACCTCCAGATTCGGCAGTCGTTGCGCGACGTAATCGCGCAGGGCGTGCTTCTTGGTTCCGTCAGGATCCCACGCGTACTTCGATTCGGGTGTGGCCTGCTGGCCCAACGCGCTGTAGGTGATCTGGCTGCCCCGATCTTCGATGATGTCGCCTACCGGATCGGTTTCCCAAATCCCTTGCTCGCGAGCTCCATGCTCCAACACCGAGATGATCTCGGCTTTCTGTTCGGGCGACAGGTCCTCGGCGTACTGCTGAACCCAGTCGGACTCCGCGAGATCGAAGCGGTAATAGCGGGTGCCACACGTGGGCATGAGGTGGAGTCGACCGAGCCGGGCCGAATCGACATCGAGTTGATCGACCACCTGCTTCTTGATCTGGCCAAAAGCACCACCGGTAATCACGCAAACATCAAAACGCTCGAGGAGGTCGCCGAGCAGTTCGCTCATCTGTCCAGTGATCGGTGACTTCGTCACGGCCAAGGTGTCGTCAAGGTCGAATGCAATGACCGAGCGCCTCACGATGCTTCCTTCACCCGGACGATGACCTTGCCGGTCGCCACCCGCTCACTCAGCTCTCCAATCGCCGCACCTGTCTGCGCCAACGGATAGATATCGCCGATTGGCGGTCGGATGCGACCGGTCGCAATGAGTTCGCGGATCTTGGGCCACTGGCCGCCAAGGTAGCCAGGGCGAGTGAAGGCAAACGAGCCCCAAGCGACGCCCACAACATCGATGTTGTTCAGTAACAGCCGATTCACCTTGACTGAGGGAATCTCGCCGGCGGTGAACCCAATGACCAGCAGTCG
This portion of the Candidatus Nanopelagicales bacterium genome encodes:
- a CDS encoding dipeptide ABC transporter ATP-binding protein, which codes for MEQPKRVIDAVNLVKYYPITQGIIFKKQVGTVHAVDGITIWLDKGETLAIVGESGCGKSTAGRLLLGLERPTEGTISVLGDDITEMSEKDLRTKRRDIQIILQDPYTSLNPRMTVGSIIGEPFDIHPEVLNGRTKAEAVRALMDKVGLDPEFISRYPHQFSGGQRQRIGVARALALNPDIIVADEPVSALDVSVQAQVMNLLLDLRDEFGLSYIFVSHDLAVVRQIADRIAVMYLGKVVETGPQEAIFAAPSHPYTVALMSAAPIPDPTAQEQRVRIELEGDVPSPIDPPSGCRFRTRCWKAQEICATDEPALLEITPGHLAACHFPVPPEESADVIPDDPEPV
- a CDS encoding HAD-IIB family hydrolase — its product is MRRSVIAFDLDDTLAVTKSPITGQMSELLGDLLERFDVCVITGGAFGQIKKQVVDQLDVDSARLGRLHLMPTCGTRYYRFDLAESDWVQQYAEDLSPEQKAEIISVLEHGAREQGIWETDPVGDIIEDRGSQITYSALGQQATPESKYAWDPDGTKKHALRDYVAQRLPNLEVRVGGTTSVDITNVGIDKAYGMGKLMEVLDLSEDNILFLGDKLQPGGNDYPVKEMGIDCIAVEGWEQTALVVQGINDVT